ACCCTTAAAAATTGTTTTCACTGTCTGCAGTTTGGAAGAATCAACTGGTTTGGCTTTCAGATTTGTGATCGGAAGAACCTCTGACAAATCGCAGATGGCCGAGCTCAGAAAAGAGGTGGCAGAATATGATGATTTCATGCTTTTAGACATTCAAGAACAGTACAGTAGACTCCCATATAAAACGTTAGTACCTACTACTTAAGTGTGAAATCTGTTCTGCATTTGGTTTGCTATAAGTAACAACAACATATTTATCCATGTTGTACCTTTTTGCAGGTTAGCTTTCTTCAAAGCTGCTTATGCACTTTTTGATTCGGATTTTTATGTCAAAGCTGATGATGACATCTATTTGAGACCAGGTGTGTTATTTCAGTATGCTCTGTAAGCTATTCGGTTTTTGTCACTACACAAGTACACAAGCCTTAGACCTGGAATTCTTCCCTGCATCCACGCtgattaatttccatatctttttactttttctttttttgcttttagACCGTCTTTCATTACTCTTGGCAAGGGAACGTTCTCACCCTCAAACTTATATTGGATGCATGAAAAAGGGTCCTGTTTTCACTGACCCAAAGCTTAAATGGTTAGCCTCTTGTATATGTTTCTTTGAAATTTGAGAAATGATTTATTGTTCCTCTACTTCAATGTGTTTCTAGTGATTGGCAGTAGTGTTCACTAATAAAGGGAACAGATAAATTGTGTTTTACAGGTATGAGCCTCTCTCTGATTTACTTGGGAAAGAATATTTTCTGCATGCATATGGTCCTATTTATGCCCTATCCGCAGATGTTGTCGCCAGCTTGGTTGCCTTAAGAAACAACAGGCAAGTCCACTTGTCCCAAAACCACTAGAGGCACTTTCTTTATTGGGATTTGGACTGGATAAAAATATCAGTGCAGAAAGTGTTTTTTTACAAGATCATGCGTCACTCACATCATCATATTGGAAAATCTTTGAAAGCCACAATTTTCACTTTTTTGATGCATGATTTAGTTTGTCATAGCAAGCTATTTATTTGAGTCgtttttagaaaaaaactcatcCATGTTATAAGCGATGTCAGATGATAAAAAAGAAGGAGCTTGTCCCTTCAATTAGTGTTAAGTTCCACATTTGATAGAAGGAAAGACAAAACGCTAACAACAACAAGAAAGCACTAGCTTGTACTTATGGAAACCTGACACACCTGGTCTATCTCTTGAGTTTCAAAATGTGAAAGGTTCTTTATATTCAGGTAGAAACCACAGGGCCCAGTAGTATAAGTAAGCATGTCAAGGAACTACAGCTCATAATCTCTGTTAGCTTACTGTTTTTTCTTGCATATAGATTGCTAAACAAGAAACATACTTGTCATGATGATCCACCTTTTTTAGGGTACTATCCTAGGGGGTTTTCTGTTAAGATGTAATTGGTTTGTCCAATTGGTGTTGACTGACTTAACTCCTAACAGAACAATATGTTTGGAATTACAGTTTCCGAATGTTTAGTAATGAAGATGTTACAATTGGCGCATGGATGCTAGCAATGAATGTTAACCATGAAAATAATCATTTGCTATGTGAACCTGACTGCACTCCATCATCCGTTGCTGTGTGGGATATTCCCAAATGTTCAGGTCAGTTTTTTTTCCTCATCTTTTTTCCCACATAACTATACCTACTCATGAACCAAATATCTATGGATATTGATTGTCTGATAGTTTTTGGATTAAGCTAGTAATTTACTGCCATAATTTTACAATCTTAGGTCTTCCTTACATATTTTCACTGTGACTGAATATCAGAAAGTTCTTATATAAGAATGCAAAGCTGTGGAACTGAATCTTTTGAATACTTGCTTTTCAGACTCTTTATAGCATAGCATACATATCATTTCACAACTATGAACGGCAAGGAACTGAAAAATTGTTCTTTTGATATAGGGCTCTGCGATCCAGAAAAGAAGTTGCTGGAACTACATCAAAGAAAGAACTGCTTTGAAGATAATCAACAACAGCTTCCAACCAAAACTCCGAGTTATTAGAAGCTGGTAAGTGAAGCGGAGTGTTCCAATTTTGCCGAGTTGCTTGGATTAGCCAAATTTTGTACATCTTGCTATTCTAAGTTCATACTTCTTTCAAAGTGCAGTTTACACAGCAGTGTATGATTTCCCA
The nucleotide sequence above comes from Papaver somniferum cultivar HN1 chromosome 8, ASM357369v1, whole genome shotgun sequence. Encoded proteins:
- the LOC113302250 gene encoding probable beta-1,3-galactosyltransferase 14, with the protein product MPSSPKFFYPSRQSSQYTRKTSFLIFCILIGISGFLFGLFAILRTDDNNKCSFEVRSVSVAWEEHQNSGNQNVAVQNNRYKVMGFVGIQTGFGSAGRRASLRKTWFPSNREGLLRLEESTGLAFRFVIGRTSDKSQMAELRKEVAEYDDFMLLDIQEQYSRLPYKTLAFFKAAYALFDSDFYVKADDDIYLRPDRLSLLLARERSHPQTYIGCMKKGPVFTDPKLKWYEPLSDLLGKEYFLHAYGPIYALSADVVASLVALRNNSFRMFSNEDVTIGAWMLAMNVNHENNHLLCEPDCTPSSVAVWDIPKCSGLCDPEKKLLELHQRKNCFEDNQQQLPTKTPSY